A stretch of the Osmerus mordax isolate fOsmMor3 chromosome 12, fOsmMor3.pri, whole genome shotgun sequence genome encodes the following:
- the LOC136954500 gene encoding protocadherin alpha-C2-like, which yields MELYNQQPWQRYVSLFLVLSATLDTGSAVTHYSIPEEMKVGSVVANLAGDLGLDVKTLNKRKMRLDIIANKKYLDVNKETGELFIVEKIDREYDCNTKSSTSCYLKMEVIIENPLRIFNIELEILDINDNAPQFRRDAIHLDISESTPFGERFSLSNAVDPDVGTNSVKTYYLSESDHFNIEVQTGRDGSKFADLILKKALDREEQAVHNLILTAVDGGVPTRSGTASIIVRVLDTNDNAPKFDEETYTINLIENSPIGSIVVKLNAIDLDEGSNSDIVYSYSLYTPEKSQNTFSLNPNTGDITVKEMVNFEDFKIYDMEVIATDKGASQLSGQCKLTILVTDMNDNHPEISIKSFQSPIKENVAVDTVIAVVSIGDKDSGKNGEVVLNIQNNVPFALRESSDNYYELVVSEPLDREKVPEYDITFTVTDRGSPALSDNETMTLELLDVNDNVPQFPQSFYSIPVTENNAPGALLSCLTAFDPDLHENQYLVYFIIEKEIVNTSMSMLFSINPENGNLYALKTFDYEIEKEFLFHIEARDSGVPPLSSNVTVHIVIVDQNDNTPVIVSPWRAHGSVVEEKIPRSTDKGSLVSKVIAIDTDSVQNSRITYQFLQVTDATLFSLDQYNGEIRTMRMFSYRDPRHQRLVVIAKDNGEPALSATVTIKLSTVETAVKAYSDMTEVPLEYDIFSDLNLYLVIGLGSVSFLLLITILVTCVLKCQKPKPSKAAAPCRNSVISERNSTIADSTLVSNDAYWYSLFLAETRKGKLVVRQPVPKGSRYIVSSIPRSTGLTETSDSAASTLQVG from the coding sequence ATGGAGTTGTATAACCAACAGCCTTGGCAAAGGTATGTCTCGCTTTTCCTAGTTTTATCGGCCACGTTGGACACAGGGTCTGCAGTAACGCACTATTCTATACCTGAGGAAATGAAAGTAGGCTCCGTGGTCGCCAATTTGGCTGGAGATCTGGGCTTGGATgtcaaaactctgaacaaacgCAAGATGCGTCTAGATATTATCGCCAACAAAAAATATCTAGACGTGAACAAAGAAACTGGAGAGCTGTTCATTGTCGAGAAGATAGACAGGGAGTATGACTGCAACACAAAGTCATCGACATCCTGTTATTTGAAAATGGAGGTGATAATTGAAAACCCTTTAAGGATTTTTAACATCGAGTTAGAAATTTTGGATATCAACGACAACGCCCCACAATTCCGAAGAGATGCAATACATCTGGATATTTCTGAGTCCACACCCTTTGGAGAGAGATTCTCTCTGAGCAATGCTGTAGACCCCGATGTTGGTACAAATTCAGTGAAGACATACTATCTTAGTGAAAGCGATCACTTCAATATTGAAGTGCAAACCGGTAGGGATGGGTCAAAGTTCGCAGATTTGATTCTGAAAAAGGCTttagacagagaggagcaggctgtTCATAATCTAATACTCACTGCTGTTGATGGGGGAGTACCCACGCGCTCCGGTACAGCCAGCATAATTGTTCGTGTACTAGATACGAATGACAACGCGCCTAAGTTTGATGAGGAAACTTATACAATTAACTTGATCGAAAACTCCCCTATTGGAAGCATTGTTGTTAAACTGAATGCGATTGACTTAGATGAGGGGTCTAATTCAGATATTGTATACTCATATAGTTTGTATACACCTGAGAAATCACAAAACACATTCAGTTTAAATCCAAATACTGGAGACATAACGGTGAAGGAAATGGTTAACTTTGAGGATTTCAAAATATATGATATGGAGGTAATAGCCACAGATAAAGGAGCTAGTCAATTATCTGGACAATGCAAGCTAACAATTCTAGTCACAGATATGAATGATAATCACCCTGAAATATCAATTAAGTCATTCCAGAGTCCAATTAAGGAGAATGTAGCAGTAGATACAGTGATAGCTGTGGTTAGTATTGGTGACAAGGACTCTGGTAAAAATGGAGAAGTGGTTTTAAATATTCAAAATAATGTACCTTTTGCGCTAAGAGAATCTTCTGATAACTATTACGAGTTGGTGGTTTCAGAGCctttagacagagagaaagtgccAGAATATGACATCACATTCACCGTTACAGACAGGGGATCACCTGCGCTTTCTGACAATGAAACTATGACTTTAGAACTACTTGACGTTAACGACAACGTTCCACAGTTCCCTCAGTCGTTCTACAGTATACCTGTTACAGAGAATAACGCACCTGGGGCCTTGTTAAGTTGCCTCACTGCGTTTGATCCTGACCTCCATGAAAACCAGTATCTAGTTTATTTCATTATTGAAAAGGAGATCGTGAACACCTCTATGTCCATGCTGTTCTCCATCAATCCGGAGAATGGTAATCTTTACGCACTAAAGACGTTTGACTATGAAATAGAGAAGGAGTTTCTGTTCCACATTGAGGCTAGAGACTCCGGAGTCCCTCCACTCAGCAGTAACGTGACTGTGCACATCGTTATTGTGGACCAGAATGACAACACACCGGTCATCGTCTCTCCCTGGCGCGCGCACGGGTCCGTGGTGGAGGAAAAGATCCCCAGATCCACTGATAAAGGATCCCTTGTTTCCAAGGTGATAGCCATAGACACTGACTCGGTACAGAACTCTCGGATAACATACCAGTTTctacaagtaactgacgccacGTTATTCAGTCTGGACCAATACAACGGAGAGATCCGGACTATGAGAATGTTCAGTTACAGAGACCCGCGACACCAACGGCTGGTTGTCATCGCCAAGGACAACGGAGAGCCTGCGCTCTCTGCTACAGTCACCATCAAGCTCTCCACGGTGGAGACTGCTGTTAAAGCCTACTCTGACATGACTGAAGTGCCTCTAGAATATGACATCTTCTCAGACCTCAACCTGTATCTGGTGATCGGACTGGGCTCGGTGTCGTTTCTGTTACTGATCACCATATTGGTCACCTGCGTCCTGAAATGTCAGAAACCGAAGCCCAGCAAAGCGGCTGCTCCCTGCAGGAACAGCGTGATCAGTGAGAGGAACTCCA